The following are from one region of the Salmo salar chromosome ssa27, Ssal_v3.1, whole genome shotgun sequence genome:
- the LOC106588335 gene encoding pleckstrin homology domain-containing family O member 1-A: MKKSNLAKRGPQDVNQLSSQPDKVGWIRKFCGKGIFREIWKNRFVILRGDHLYISEKEVKDERKVQELFDLADYERSEELRKAKSRSKKNHSRFTLLRCKQPGNMVPNLVFLAVSPEEKESWVNALNTAIIKAKNRIFDEVTIEEDSVLVHPTRDRAKIPHARRLPTRGHLMAVASTSSDGMLTLDLVHEEDDSTPDDEEEGFWENNFRVDLDKRTTGRQRSGTDVSKLCVTIRDPRVPKTGSLPRGSELSWGRAHHLEAQSHTPQPGKRFSAQGRSRCASMDEVLSSRPVRGVLRPRPTDEPVQPVGQLQSLIAQKMQRAQELLEEMRLEELQHAKGIDSPYLKSIDSPRLHHLRGSESPHSRASGSPRSKNSDSPHLRVKDSPRLKGKDSPRMKGKKSRSKGTDSPHSKSDDSPNLRGKDSPRLRVTDSPRLRAADSSRFMETHSPSLKGSDSPRLKNIGSPFSKSFDSSSLKDSVSPRIKDTDSPVLRGKDSLNIIGKNSQSLKSIGSTCPKGADSPRLKGADSPRLKGADSPRLKGHDSLHSKSAHSLISDCDLESRRAEAERLLQEAVSSWRQAKEVLEEVKELQTQSLNRRSEKKTTERPPTPPQDYRLEDQ; the protein is encoded by the exons gtgaAGGATGAGAGGAAGGTCCAGGAGTTGTTTGACCTGGCTGACTACGAACGCTCTGAGGAGCTGCGCAAGGCCAAGAGTCGCAGTAAGAAGAACCACAGCAGGTTCACCCTGCTTCGCTGCAAGCAGCCTGGGAATATG GTGCCCAATCTTGTGTTTTTGGCCGTTAGCCCCGAGGAGAAGGAGTCGTGGGTCAATGCCCTCAATACAGCCATCATCAAAGCCAAGAACCGCATATTTGACGAG GTCACAATTGAAGAGGACAGTGTCCTGGTGCACCCTACACGTGATCGTGCCAAGATTCCCCATGCACGGCGCTTGCCCACCCGGGGACACCTCATGGCTGTG GCATCCACCTCTTCAGACGGAATGTTGACCCTTGACCTTGTCCACGAGGAAGATGATTCCACCCCAGATGATGAGGAAGAAGGCTTCTGGGAAAATAACTTCCGGGTTGACCTAGACAAACGGACCACAGGTCGTCAGCGTTCTGGCACAGATGTCTCCAAACTCTGTGTCACCATAAGGGACCCGAGGGTACCCAAGACGGGCAGCCTGCCTCGCGGGAGCGAGCTCTCCTGGGGCCGGGCGCACCATCTTGAGGCTCAATCCCACACCCCTCAACCAGGGAAGAGGTTCAGTGCCCAGGGTAGGAGCCGCTGCGCCTCCATGGACGAGGTCCTTTCCTCACGGCCAGTCAGAGGTGTCCTTCGCCCTCGCCCCACAGATGAACCTGTCCAGCCTGTTGGACAACTGCAGAGTCTTATCGCCCAGAAAATGCAGAGGGCTCAGGAACTGCTGGAAGAAATGCGATTGGAGGAACTGCAACATGCAAAGGGCATTGACTCGCCCTATCTGAAGAGCATTGACTCGCCCCGCTTGCACCATCTGAGAGGGTCTGAGTCTCCTCACTCCAGGGCCTCAGGCTCACCTCGCAGCAAGAATAGTGACTCCCCACATTTGAGGGTAAAAGACTCGCCTCGTTTGAAGGGGAAAGACTCACCTCGTATGAAGGGCAAGAAGTCCCGCTCAAAAGGTACAGACTCACCCCATTCAAAGAGTGATGACTCTCCTAATTTGAGGGGTAAGGACTCTCCCCGTCTCAGGGTTACTGACTCTCCCCGTCTCAGGGCTGCTGATTCTTCCCGTTTCATGGAAACACACTCGCCAAGTCTGAAGGGTTCTGACTCCCCACGTCTCAAGAACATTGGTTCACCCTTTTCAAAAAGTTTTGACTCATCTAGTCTGAAGGATTCTGTCTCGCCTCGCATCAAGGATACTGATTCTCCTGTTCTGAGGGGTAAGGACTCGCTAAATATAATTGGCAAGAATTCTCAGAGTCTGAAGAGTATCGGCTCAACTTGTCCGAAGGGTGCTGACTCGCCCCGTCTGAAGGGTGCTGACTCGCCCCGTCTGAAGGGTGCTGACTCGCCCCGTCTGAAGGGTCATGACTCGCTCCATAGTAAGAGTGCACACTCACTTATCAGTGACTGTGATTTGGAGAGTAGACGGGCGGAGGCGGAGCGTCTTCTGCAGGAAGCCGTCTCCTCCTGGCGTCAGGCTAAGGAGGTGCTggaggaggtgaaggagctgCAGACGCAGTCACTAAACCGCCGCTCTGAAAAGAAAACAACAGAGAGGCCCCCAACACCGCCACAGGACTACAGGCTGGAGGACCAGTGA